Proteins from a single region of Malassezia restricta chromosome IV, complete sequence:
- a CDS encoding alkaline ceramidase, protein MSWLDRSEHQLEGGYWGEVTSTLLWCEQKYQWSKYLAEPVNSLTNALFLACAAYAMYRVHTERLHARFYGCALGVGAVGVGSLLFHMTLKHEAQLLDELPMIWASSFLTWSFLDQTLFLGTRIDRRVLPAIIFALNVWITVTYMSNGDPVFHQVAYASIMVVSILHAIYILTHPKAPLNTSDSARRRRHEARSLEFVGTVLFIVGFGIWNVDNIFCAQLRAARAWVGYPWAILLEGHGWWHVFTCFGAYLLLVACEVLAMSYLEHPDNFVVVYGRGLPYLARVRAYDPHHTLLRDYTAARKQQ, encoded by the coding sequence ATGAGCTGGTTGGACCGGTCGGAGCACCAGCTGGAGGGGGGCTACTGGGGCGAGGTGACGAGTACGCTGTTGTGGTGTGAGCAGAAGTACCAGTGGAGCAAGTATTTGGCGGAGCCTGTGAATTCGCTGACGAATGCGCTGTTTCTGGCGTGTGCGGCGTATGCCATGTATCGTGTGCACAcggagcgcctgcatgcgCGCTTTTACGGGTGTGCACTGGGTGTGGGAGCCGTGGGTGTGGGCTCGCTGCTGTTCCACATGACGCTCAAGCatgaggcgcagctgctggacgagctgccgATGATCTGGGCGAGCAGTTTCCTGACGTGGTCGTTTTTGGACCAGACGCTGTTTctcggcacgcgcatcgaccGGCGCGTACTGCCGGCGATCATCTTCGCCCTGAACGTGTGGATCACGGTCACGTACATGTCGAATGGGGACCCCGTGTTTCATCAGGTGGCCTACGCCAGCATCATGGTCGTGTCGATTTTGCATGCCATCTATATCCTGACGCATCCCAAGGCGCCGCTGAACACGTCTGACTCggcgcgccggcgccgccacgaggcgcgctcgctcgagTTCGTGGGCACCGTCCTGTTCATCGTCGGCTTTGGTATCTGGAACGTGGACAATATCTTttgtgcgcagctgcgcgccgcccgcgcctgGGTCGGGTACCCGTGGGCCATTCTGCTCGAGGGGCATGGCTGGTGGCATGTGTTTACGTGCTTCGGCGCGTACCTGCTGCTTGTCGCCTGCGAGGTGCTGGCCATGTCGTACCTCGAGCACCCCGACAACTTTGTCGTGGTCTACGGCCGTGGCCTGCCGTACCTCGCTCGTGTGCGTGCGTATGATCCGCACCacacgctgctgcgcgactACACGGCGGCGCGGAAGCAGCAGTGA
- a CDS encoding DUF850 domain protein — MPVQQSLLLDSDLRNWVLLPITVVMVLVGMFRNNLMQLFESKPKLATLAAARQQNIMRRASALRLNYPVLPPASVAARKAFLARVLSDGSYLDPQAKRVTSPDEMPESPVNDAMMENLMDQAKRSLLMMVPQTVIMGWVNFFFTGFVLIRLPFPLTQRFKIMLQRDIDTPDLDVSWVSSLSWYFLNLYGLDAIYRLVLGNNRAADSMRDMAAFGAGAAMMQQQPQMPGQQVDHAKLHAAERESLELIGAVSTKDARWIGDGIEARVLGAYASS, encoded by the coding sequence ATGCCGGTGCAGCAGTCGCTGTTGTTGGACAGCGACCTCCGTAACTGGGTGCTTTTGCCCATTACGGTGGTGATGGTGCTGGTGGGGATGTTTCGGAACAATTTGATGCAGCTATTTGAGAGCAAGCCCAAGCTGGCGACGTTGGCGgctgcgcggcagcagAATATCatgcggcgtgcgtcggcgctgcgttTGAACTACCCGGTGCTCCCGccggcgtcggtggcggcgcgcAAAGCGTTTCTGGCGCGTGTGCTGTCGGACGGCTCCTACCTGGACCCGCAAGCGAAGCGTGTGACGTCGCCGGACGAGATGCCCGAGTCGCCGGTGAATGATGCGATGATGGAGAACCTGATGGACCAGGCGAAGCGCAGTCTGCTGATGATGGTGCCGCAGACGGTGATTATGGGCTGGGTCAACTTTTTCTTCACGGGCTTTGTGCTGATCCGCCTGCCCTTCccgctcacgcagcgcttCAAGATCATGCTCCAGCGCGATATCGACACGCCTGATCTGGACGTGTCGTGGGTCTCGTCGCTGAGCTGGTACTTTTTGAACTTGTACGGACTCGATGCTATCTaccgcctcgtgctgggcaACAACCGCGCGGCCgactcgatgcgcgacatggcggCGTTCGGTGCTGGCGCCGCgatgatgcagcagcagccgcaGATGCCGGGCCAGCAGGTGGACCATGCGAAGCTGCACGCGGCGGAGCGCGAGAGTCTCGAGCTGATTGGTGCCGTCAGCACGAAGGACGCCCGCTGGATCGGCGATGggatcgaggcgcgtgtGCTCGGCGCATATGCCTCTTCATAG
- a CDS encoding structural maintenance of chromosomes protein: protein MVIQALTIHGFKSFRDPVSITTFSPAQNVVVGRNGSGKSNLFAAIRFVLGDAYTASLTREERQALLFDGSGAVSTTLSAYVEITLSNEDGRFPVHADQIVLRRTISLTRDDYMIDRKSATKQDVANLLESAGFSASNPYYIVPQGRITHLTNATDAERLEVLKDVAGTRAYEQRRAESLDILRATDARYQGSSELLSQLETRLEELAREQGELEKFYARDRERRCLEYTIYQRELVDVSDMLETLEHERRREVDESNTRREKWAQHDQALAEYEAQHAHIQQQMEQLALDQAQLEHERRELAKAQAQLDNRLEDADPRETVLPTQLDGLTETMAQREAQLAQQTREHTQVMHELEAKRAAFERDRTRMSALYAKQARAARFQSVADRDAALHAHMSDVDQEAAALDHAVKEAQAACDAAKAQAAELAGQRTSLESHVAQQGADLASMQDEWRTLRDERDALLEHKKELWKQETKTSAQLTHARDELSSAQRSLVGTMDRATAAGLQCVEALVARENIKGVYGPLYQLFRVDDRYKTAVEATAGASLFHVVVDTDETASRILHLLQQEKSGRVTFMPLNRLRPPDTPYPQAPDAIVMLRKLSFDELLLPAFKQVFGKTIICPRLDIAAAYVRSTQGLNAITLDGDQVDRRGALSGGYHDASRSRLDAVRRVQRSLATVEAGEQALAQQRHELHELEQTCTHKYSEMLRLEGQRHQLHESRAAAHHELTWLRRSETDAYARCERLEQVVSQRHVEQTSLATRRAALEAEIGTPLDQGLTSAETDELRALLSRQSHDEAALAQLTRTSMALSESISALSSELDEVLRRSHADLVERLEMPDVGANSDALRQSTATNAQRLVDAQEQYDRLAGELAEIEQAMHAIRGQDDMHADDVARQRHTAERFAARKQRLEAQRDRINERIRDLGMLPEEAFQRYQSRSTEQLATQLQKVRASLDEVAHVNKRAVEQFQAFSKQRDALLQRHADLQASHASITELIDVLDARKQAALDATCTQVASHFAAVFAELVPGGRGQLELHPDVGVSIHVTFHQNSMRMSQLSGGQKTLVALALVFAIQQSDPAPFYLFDEIDANLDTQYRTAVAQKVYTLARDAQFITTTFRPELVERADKHFGVLFGPQKVSSIVDISRAEARDFVEAVEA, encoded by the coding sequence ATGGTCATCCAGGCGCTGACGATCCATGGGTTCAAGTCGTTTCGCGATCCCGTCAGCATAACGACTTTCAGCCCCGCGCAGaatgtcgtcgtcggccgGAACGGCAGCGGTAAAAGCAACCTCTTTGCCGCGATCCGATTCGTACTTGGCGACGCGTACACGGCGTCCCTGACGCGTGAGGagcggcaggcgctccTGTTCGATGGCTCAGGCGCCGTATCCACCACGCTCTCAGCCTACGTGGAAATCACCCTCAGCAACGAGGACGGTCGCTTCCCCGTCCATGCCGACCAGATCGTGCTCCGCCGCACCATCAGCCTCACACGCGACGACTACATGATCGATCGCAAGAGCGCGACAAAGCAAGACGTCGCCAACCTGCTCGAGTCGGCCGGATTCAGCGCTAGCAATCCATACTACATCGTCCCACAGGGCCGCATCACCCACCTCACCaacgccaccgacgctgAACGCCTCGAAGTGCTCAAAGACGTCGCAGGGACGCGGGCCTATGAGCAGAGACGCGCCGAAAGTCTCGACATCTTGCGAGCGACAGACGCACGCTACCAAGGCTCGTCTGAGCTCCTTTCGCAGCTAGAAACGCGCCTGGAGGAACTAGCGCGCGAGCAGGGCGAACTCGAAAAGTTTTATGCCCGCGATCGCGAGCGGCGATGCTTGGAATATACCATCTACcagcgcgagctcgtcgacgtgtcggacatgctcgaaacgctcgagcacgagcgccgtcgagAGGTAGATGAGTCAAATACCCGGCGCGAGAAATGGGCACAGCACGACCAGGCCCTCGCCGAATACGAAGCTCAACACGCCCACATTCAGCAACAGATGGAGCAACTCGCCCTCGATCAGGCCCAGCTCGAACatgagcgccgtgagctCGCCAAGGCCCAAGCGCAGCTCGATAACCGCCTCGAAGATGCAGATCCGCGCGAAACCGTTCTCCCGACCCAATTGGATGGCTTGACCGAGACCATGGCTCAACGCGAGGCACAACTAGCCCAGCAGACGCGCGAACATACCCAGGTTatgcacgagctcgaggccAAGCGTGCTGCCTTTGAGCGCGATCGCACTCGCATGTCCGCACTCTACGCCAAGCAggcacgcgcagcgcgatTCCAGAGCGTCGCAGATCGTGACGCTGCCTTGCACGCCCACATGTCCGACGTAGATCAAGaggccgccgcgctcgaccaTGCCGTGAAGGAGGCGCAAGCAGCTTGCGATGCGGCGAAAGCCCAAGCCGCTGAGCTGGCAGGGCAGCGCACGTCACTCGAGAGCCATGTGGCGCAACAAGGCGCCGACCTGGCGTCTATGCAAGACGAATGGCGCACATTGCgtgacgagcgcgacgcgcttctCGAGCACAAAAAGGAGCTCTGGAAGCAGGAGACCAAAACTAGTGCGCAACtcacgcatgcgcgcgacgaaCTGAgctcggcgcagcgcagctTGGTCGGTACAATGGATCGCGCGACCGCCGCAGGCTTGCAGTGCGTCGAGGCCCTCGTGGCCCGGGAGAATATCAAGGGCGTCTATGGCCCCTTGTATCAGCTTTTCCGCGTGGATGACCGGTACAAGACGGCCGTGGAAGCGACGGCGGGCGCGTCGCTTTTCCACGTCGTGGTCGATACGGACGAGACCGCCTCGCGAATCTTGCACCTCTTGCAGCAGGAAAAGAGTGGCCGCGTCACATTCATGCCGCTCAATCGACTCCGCCCCCCGGATACGCCCTACCCCCAGGCGCCCGATGCCATTGTTATGCTCCGAAAACTTTCCTTTGACGAGCTCCTGCTCCCGGCCTTTAAGCAAGTATTTGGCAAGACGATCATTTGTCCACGACTCGATATTGCCGCGGCGTACGTCCGAAGCACGCAGGGTTTGAATGCCATCACACTCGATGGCGACCAAGTCGATCGGCGTGGTGCCCTAAGTGGCGGGTACCACGACGCGAGTCGCTCGCGGTTggacgccgtgcgtcgtgtgcaGCGGTCGCTTGCGACAGTCGAAGCTGGCGAGCAGGctctcgcgcagcagcgccacgagctccACGAGCTGGAGCAGACTTGCACGCACAAGTACAGCGAAATGCTGCGTCTCGAAGGACAGCGACACCAATTGCATGAAtcgcgcgcggcagcgcacCATGAGCTCACGTGGCTCCGCCGCTCTGAGACGGATGCCTACGCGCGATGCGAGcggctcgagcaggtcgtgTCGCAGCGCCACGTCGAACAAACGAGCCtggcgacgcggcgcgcggcactCGAGGCCGAAATaggcacgccgctggacCAGGGACTTACGTCCGCCGAGACAGACGAATTGCGCGCCCTTTTATCGCGGCAAAGCCACGAcgaagcggcgctcgccCAATTGACGCGTACGTCCATGGCATTGAGTGAGTCGATCAGTGCGCTCAGCAGCGAGCTCGATGAGGTGCTTCGGCGCTCGCATGCCGACTTGGTCGAACGACTCGAGATGCCGGACGTCGGCGCGAATAGTGATGCGCTGCGACAAAGCACGGCCACCAACGCTCAGCGTCTAGTCGATGCACAGGAGCAGTACGACCGCCTCGCAGGCGAGCTGGCGGAGATCGAAcaagccatgcatgcgaTCCGTGGCCAGGACGATATGCATGCGGATGACGTCGCAcgccagcggcacacggCAGAACGCTTTGCGGCGCGCAAGCAGCGGTtggaggcgcagcgcgatcGCATCaatgagcgcatccgcgACTTGGGCATGCTGCCTGAGGAAGCGTTCCAGCGCTACCAGTCACGCTCGACGGAGcagctcgcgacgcagctaCAAAAGGTCCGCGcctcgctggacgaggtggcACATGTGAACaagcgcgccgtcgagcagTTTCAGGCCTTTTCCAAGCAGCGCGATGctctgctgcagcgacaCGCAGATCTGCAggcatcgcacgcgtcgATCACCGAGCTCATCGACGTCCTGGACGCTCGGAaacaggcggcgctggatgcTACGTGCACGCAAGTGGCGTCTCACTTTGCGGCCGTGTTTGCCGAGCTGGTCCCGGGCGGACGTGGTCAGCTGGAGCTGCATCCCGACGTGGGCGTGTCGATCCATGTCACCTTCCACCAGAACTccatgcgcatgtcgcAGCTGTCCGGTGGTCAAAAGACGCTCGTCGCCCTCGCCCTCGTCTTTGCGATCCAGCAGAGTGATCCCGCGCCCTTTTACCTGTTTGACGAGATTGATGCGAATCTCGACACGCAGTACCGCACGGCTGTCGCCCAAAAGGTCTACACCCtggcacgcgacgcgcaaTTCATTACGACTACGTTCCGACCCGAGTTGGTCGAGCGGGCCGACAAGCACTTTGGCGTGCTGTTTGGCCCGCAAAAAGTCTCTTCTATCGTCGACATTTCTCGGGCAGAGGCACGCGATTTTGTTGAGGCCGTAGAAGCTTAG
- a CDS encoding bZIP transcription factor has product MSTLEPSSRGTFSPMGHVFRHQQQPGAAEPGSSEFDAFIHSDLCVQDPAVASSMHPQPPPPQPPGAHVPATFPFVPYMCKQEDPALALWSTGTPPSALMCPDTTHAQAPAALRVPESSFANASIWTPSAAGQNATPTPQSLPSAPRPPHPSSAALLDATPAAAQRVVPPDPAAFNKGEASEGAASMTLSELMRDDQGGPWTSAPQPKRARTSESPEPKMRSVSATEVPHVPDMRARSHMPPRRSASTGARRPPPSASQVTESGLPFPVIDTSAKHSSLFVPPDTSGLTKKEARLVKNRAAAFLSRQRKREQFEELACKCRALARLSWLLWDALDPQGLSSSRVSVIPPTNGASLLHEKLKYEPEDVRTTLQQVVQQRGTMIVENIMGDDAPSLKARTNGVLAQLMETERECEDLRAEVERLRAKTQEAPPSPASPSLLHLVGRALMQVRHASSECDAHDLLPRDDGSLHMQMRVVPTSDVVLCTLQAADQPEHADEAVDEKPWRCSTPVDSSEASVPSLSTSASPTLSSLSSGTASSRRHRSVMAYHASGAPCAPSASLLHEVKTMDLDEWVQTHGSSLDDISRAAQDLHSLITQRGMCLEPGCFLAATMNDHDKALPGKLTLYARMGTPASVDAHAHLVTVVRDTLRALHEEP; this is encoded by the coding sequence ATGTCTACCCTTGAGCCGTCTTCACGAGGTACATTCTCGCCCATGGGACATGTGTTTCGTCATCAGCAGCAGCCTGGTGCTGCCGAGCCTGGCTCCTCGGAATTTGATGCCTTCATCCACTCGGACCTGTGTGTCCAGGATCCTGCTgtggccagcagcatgcaTCCACAGCCACCCCCACCGCAGCCACCGGGCGCGCATGTGCCAGCCACGTTTCCGTTCGTGCCGTACATGTGCAAGCAGGAAGACCCTGCTCTGGCGCTGTGGTCGACAGGCACCCCCCCCTCAGCGTTGATGTGCCCTGATACGACCCATGCCCAGGCCCCcgcagcgctgcgtgtACCCGAGAGCTCGTTCGCGAATGCCTCGATTTGGACACCTTCTGCCGCGGGGCAGAACGCTACTCCCACGCCCCAGTCCCTTCCCTCCGCCCCCCGGCCCCCTCATCCCAGCTCAGCAGCGTTGCTCGATGCcacgcctgctgctgcccaACGTGTGGTGCCGCCTGATCCCGCTGCGTTCAACAAAGGCGAAGCGTCCGAGGGCGCGGCCTCGATGACGCTCTCGGAGCTCATGCGCGACGACCAGGGCGGTCCATGGAcgtctgcgccgcagccgaAGCGGGCGCGAACGTCCGAGTCACCGGAGCCCAAGATGCGTTCGGTGAGCGCGACGGAGGTGCCCCATGTGCCGGAcatgcgtgcgcgctcgcacatgccgccgcggcgatcGGCCTCGACGGGTGCGCGACGACCGCCCCCGTCGGCCTCGCAGGTGACCGAGTCGGGTCTGCCGTTCCCTGTCATCGACACGTCGGCCAAGCACTCGAGCCTGTTTGTGCCGCCGGACACGTCAGGCCTGACGAAGAAGGAGGCGCGGCTCGTGAAAAACCGCGCGGCCGCGTTCTTGTCGCGTCAGCGAAAGCGTGAACAGTTTGAGGAGCTGGCGTGCAAGTGCCGGGCCTTGGCGCGGCTTTCCTGGCTCCTGTGGGATGCGCTGGACCCTCAAGGTCTGTCGTCGTCACGTGTATCTGTGATACCTCCAACGAATGGAGCGAGTCTGCTCCACGAAAAGCTCAAGTACGAGCCTGAGGATGTACGTacgacgctgcagcaggtcgtccagcagcgcggcactATGATTGTGGAAAACATTAtgggcgacgatgcgccgtcgctcaaggcgcgcacgaATGgtgtgctggcgcagctcatggAGACGGAGCGCGAGTGTGAAGACTTGCGTGCTGaagtcgagcgcctgcggGCCAAGACGCAGGAGGCACCGCCGAGCCCGGCGTCTCCTTCGCTGTTGCATCTCGTGGGACGTGCGTTGATGCAGGTGCGTCATGCATCGTCGGAgtgcgatgcgcacgatctGCTTccgcgcgacgatggcTCTCTCCACATGCAGATGCGTGTGGTGCCCACGAGCGATGTGGTGCTGTGTACGCTCCAGGCAGCGGATCAGCCTGAGCACGCGGACGAGGCTGTGGACGAAAAGCCGTGGCGGTGCTCGACGCCTGTGGACTCGAGTGAAGCGTCGGTGCCGTCGCTGAGCACGAGTGCCTCGCCGACGCTTTCGTCGTTGTCGTCTGgcacggcatcgtcgcgACGTCATCGCAGTGTGATGGCGTACCATGCCAGtggcgcgccgtgcgcgcccTCGGCATCTCTCTTGCACGAAGTCAAGACCATGGACTTGGATGAGTGGGTCCAGACGCACGGCAGTAGTCTCGACGATATATCCCGCGCTGCGCAGGACCTGCATTCGTTGATCACGCAGCGTGGCATGTGCCTCGAGCCAGGGTGCTTCCTCGCTGCCACCATGAACGATCACGACAAGGCATTGCCTGGAAAGCTCACTCTGTATGCCAGGATGGGCACACCAGCCTCggtcgacgcgcacgcgcacctGGTGACGgtcgtgcgcgacacgctTCGTGCTCTGCACGAGGAGCCATAG
- a CDS encoding transcription initiation factor TFIID subunit 10: MASSPLIRAPSKAPRASEPQDVPQDVREKWQDGTVASLSLLPVAAVSPDSPVRTALAASRAHRGQCVLVVENEQLQGYVDMVDLVAHETQGSLDDAVRDIQRRFVPDATFRIIHSHTPLGDVAAFLQTRDVALVTDDEGQYITNVIVPGDLMRYADHQPAARATIGSRPEEETRRDHAMVEILRQLHGYTPLIPDEVTDYYLERAGFQCEDVRLKRLLALATEKFVSDIASDAFQYARIRTNAGPSRSHRPGASARDRTRTVLTMDDLSAALGEYGIDARRAETFR; the protein is encoded by the coding sequence atggcgtcgtcgccgctCATACGCGCCCCGTccaaggcgccgcgcgcaagTGAGCCACAGGATGTGCCGCAGGATGTGCGTGAGAAGTGGCAGGACGGTACTGTCGCGTCGCTCTCGCTTTTGCCAGTGGCAGCCGTTTCGCCAGACTCGCCCGTGCGGACAGCGCTCGCTGCCTCGCGAGCGCACCGGGGCCAGTGTGTGCTGGTGGTAGAGAACGAGCAACTGCAGGGCTATGTTGATATGGTGGATCTTGTTGCGCACGAGACGCAGGGGTCGCTTGACGATGCTGTGCGTGATATCCAGCGGCGCTTTGTCCCTGACGCCACATTTCGCATCATACACTCCCACACGCCGCTGGGGGACGTGGCTGCTTTTCTCCAGACGCGGGATGTGGCGCTCGtgacggacgacgagggccAATACATCACCAACGTGATTGTGCCTGGCGATCTCATGCGCTATGCTGATCATCAGCCCGCCGCGAGGGCGACGATCGGCAGCCGCCCAGAGGAAGAGACACGGCGGGATCACGCTATGGTCGAGATTCTGCGACAACTGCACGGGTACACGCCCCTGATCCCTGACGAGGTGACCGACTACTACCTGGAGCGCGCGGGATTCCAGTGTGAGGATGTGCGTCTCAAGCGGCTCTTGGCGCTGGCTACGGAAAAGTTTGTGTCGGATATAGCGTCGGATGCGTTCCAGTACGCACGCATTCGAACGAATGCGGGGCCCAGTCGCTCTCACCGCCCTGGCGCATCAGCACGCgatcgcacgcgcacgGTGCTGACGATGGACGATCTgagtgcggcgctcggAGAGTATGGgatcgatgcgcgacgcgccgaaACCTTCCGCTAG
- a CDS encoding leucine-rich repeat protein produces MSFRLPEASTSSSSPPPWGLEPSSPPSSPTPTTSFHSLDPFSGSAKSLSISRPRQTRWARSATTPAAPRTAHSLDVPNVDHHDREALLEQFFDEASEEEDASMVEMGSSYDAPSTFARPFVRTDSANTDPLSAAGRVDSMQRATQRTRLTGTSPKKLTRHGSHLAPWEQADDPPPPRPGDVPWDAVVTRVFDEGREHPTLLFGGHGLTHISNVIGDLRHYVTIEHTRSRLELYLWDNLLTKLPSALFQLTNLGVLSLRKNQLTHLPAAIGELRHLRELNIGGNALTYLPAEIQQLQLDTFTYVPNPFVCVPPGSLLETRHVHGDRPAPPPPGPRWTRAHTLATVVPAAPTTRVIARVLGPCERRSKPSLANLCMQRLLSDDPLVIEQYETGCLRALEHTVDARFVARIEAARRSATASWGTRVDARDPQVAWYAGADNVDAMLEADDAGHNVWFNRCPAHDRESRTDWPSCSGPLFVDAAEERIEWVSHVAGVRVAKQGIEMAGTSVRGMPAEHAGCLPILWRGCSVGCLAFLDDSL; encoded by the coding sequence ATGTCGTTCCGCCTGCCGGAGGCGTCGacatcgtcgtcgtcgccgccgccatGGGGGCTGGAGCCGTCGTCACCGCCATCGAGTccgacgccgacgacgtcCTTCCACTCGTTGGATCCGTTCAGTGGCTCGGCCAAGTCGCTATCGATCAGCCGGCCACGCCAGACGCGGTGGGCGCGATCGGCCACcacgcctgctgcgccacgcaccgcccACTCCTTGGACGTGCCAAATGTGGATCATCATGATCGCGAggcgcttcttgagcagTTCTTTGACGAGGCGTCCGAGGAGGAAGATGCATCGATGGTCGAGATGGGCAGCTCGTACGACGCACCGAGCACCTTTGCGCGCCCCTTCGTGCGCACGGACAGCGCCAACACAGATCCGCTGAGCGCTGCAGGCCGTGTGGACtcgatgcagcgagcgACACAGCGGACGCGTCTGacaggcacgtcgcccaaAAAGCTCACGCGCCACGGCTCGCATCTGGCGCCGTGGGAGCAGGCGGACGATCCGCCGCCACCCCGACCCGGTGACGTGCCATGGGATGCCGTCGTGACGCGTGTATTTGATGAGGGGCGTGAGCATCCCACGCTCTTATTTGGTGGGCATGGTCTTACGCACATCAGCAACGTCATTGGTGATCTGCGGCACTATGTCACGATCGAGCACACACGCAGTCGGCTCGAGCTGTACCTGTGGGACAATCTGCTCACGAAACTGCCGAGCGCCCTGTTTCAGCTCACGAATCTGGGCGTGCTGTCACTCCGCAAGAACCAGCTGACCCATCTGCCCGCGGCCATCGGCGAACTGCGCCATCTGCGTGAACTGAATATCGGCGGCAACGCTCTGACATACTTACCCGCCgagatccagcagctgcagctcgatACATTCACGTACGTGCCGAATCCATTTGTGTGCGTGCCCCCCGGCTCCCTTCTCGAAACACGCCACGTCCACGGAGACCGTCCTGCTCCCCCGCCCCCCGGTCCCCGCTGGACACGCGCTCATACCCTGGCGACCGTggtgccggcggcgccgacgacgcgcgtgaTCGCACGCGTGCTCGGCCCGTGTGAGCGCCGAAGCAAGCCGTCGCTGGCGAACTTgtgcatgcagcgcctgctcagcGACGACCCGCTCGTGATTGAACAGTATGAGACGGGATgcctgcgtgcgctggaacATACCGTTGACGCGCGGTTCGTCGCGCGGATTGAGGCGGCACGACGGAGTGCGACGGCCTCGTGgggcacgcgcgtcgatgcTCGGGATCCTCAGGTGGCGTGGTATGCGGGCGCGGACAACGTTGACGCCATGCTGGAGGCGGATGATGCGGGCCATAATGTGTGGTTCAATCGGTGCCCGGCTCACGACCGCGAGTCACGAACGGATTGGCCCAGCTGCTCTGGGCCTCTTTTTGTCGATGCGGCGGAGGAACGCATCGAATGGGTATCCCACGTCGcgggcgtgcgtgtggccAAGCAGGGGATCGAGATGGCCGGCACGTCCGTGCGCGGTATGCCAGCGGAGCATGCGGGGTGCTTGCCGATTTTGTGGCGCGGATGCAGTGTGGGCTGCCTCGCCTTTCTGGACGATTCGTTATGA
- a CDS encoding solute carrier family 39 (zinc transporter), member 9 yields the protein MQSGALLVLTCLFMSVCTYGVGTLPLAFQLSRHSLRKLELWGAGLLLGAALTVVIPEGIQNVYASRADGARYALPPKDLVAFCLLGGFLLMFVVEQHMTARSAQPRASPSPSVLSDAPSEATLQWQPRMDDAEPWYSVLSGLLGILVHAAADGVAMGSSVESSDVSLRVVVILAILVHKAPASVGICTLLMSRHSPQNQIRFAVLVFAVTTPAFALLTYGILQGLLTATGSTGAVIGSREIGAILSFSGGTFLFVAIHAVMELASHPVSQHTRTGEHHPHDDDHPIHAQVETRLVAPLLPRFLGEQDAVAHSSTRSLAYVIVGSIVPRLLQLLVGHHHHSPS from the coding sequence ATGCAGAGTGGGGCCTTGCTCGTGCTGACATGCTTGTTCATGAGTGTGTGTACGTATGGTGTGGGCACGCTACCACTGGCATTTCAACTGTCGCGTCATAGTCTGCGGAAGCTGGAGCTGTGGGGCGCAGGGCTGCTGCTGGGTGCGGCGCTGACCGTGGTGATTCCCGAGGGCATACAGAACGTGTATGCTTCACGAGCAGATGGCGCGCGGTacgcgctgccgccgaAAGATCTCGTGGCGTTTTGTCTTCTGGGTGGCTTTTTGCTCATGTTTGTCGTTGAGCAGCACATgacggcgcgctcggccCAGCCGAGAGCGTCGCCGTCACCTTCCGTCTTGTCGGATGCGCCGTCTGAAGCGACTTTGCAGTGGCAACCGCGCATGGATGATGCGGAGCCGTGGTACAGCGTGCTCAGTGGTCTGTTGGGTATTTTGGTGCATGCCGCGGCGGACGGCGTAGCGATGGGCTCGTCAGTGGAGAGCTCGGATGTGTCGTTGCGTGTCGTGGTCATCTTGGCGATCCTTGTGCACAAGGCACCCGCTTCTGTGGGGATATGCACGCTCCTTATGTCGCGGCATTCTCCCCAGAATCAAATCCGCTTCGCTGTCCTCGTGTTTGCCGTCACGACGCCGGCCTTTGCGTTGCTGACCTATGGCATTCTCCAGGGTCTGCTGACAGCTACAGGCTCGACAGGTGCGGTGATTGGGTCTCGCGAAATCGGCGCGATCCTGTCGTTCAGTGGTGGTACGTTCCTCTTCGTCGCGATACACGCTGTGATGGAGCTGGCCTCGCATCCCGTGAGTCAACATACCCGCACCGGGGAACACCACCCGCACGATGATGACCATCCCATTCACGCGCAggtcgagacgcgcctggTCGCACCGCTTCTCCCGCGCTTTCTTGGCGAGCAAGACGCGGTCGCGCATAGTTCTACGAGATCGCTGGCCTATGTGATCGTCGGGTCGATTGTGCCGCGGTTGCTGCAATTGTTGGTAGggcatcatcatcattCTCCATCGTAG